Proteins from a genomic interval of Neorhodopirellula lusitana:
- a CDS encoding c-type cytochrome domain-containing protein, with the protein MTSIFSTRRLLLWVALFFATVSNPVVLSCVRADEMNAAEITDKPVTYDDHIAGILKRHCLQCHGDSKQEAGLNMASYSGVAGNDDLVVAGRSSASRLLEIIVAEDPLERMPPENDALPKDQVALIKAWIDSGLRENSGSKVAMKREVEFTPTSLANLDDGPPPMPVSLPEQQPVETLRPFPVIALAASPRAPLLAIGQYEQIKLVNTETQEPIGLLAFPEGEPHVLQFSRSGRLLMVAGGRPVQNGVVVLFDVETGKRVAVIGDETDAIVSADISPDERQVAIGGSGRVIKIFSTETGELLHALEKHTDWVTALAFSPDGKLLASADRVGNIHLWDANSGGVVRPLAEHKMSVTALAWRSDSQLLASSGEDGLIVWWEVAKGWPIYSQAKAHQPARPAGVYGDIPNGVMDLRFGPLGELVSCGRDKKVRVWTSGGKVNKVHALDTNEGTSNIRVLPLQSVLTFDGATAITGDSAGALHYKAAK; encoded by the coding sequence ATGACTTCCATTTTCTCAACACGACGTTTGCTTCTGTGGGTGGCGTTGTTTTTCGCTACCGTTTCGAACCCCGTCGTCTTGTCGTGCGTTCGGGCGGACGAGATGAACGCAGCCGAAATTACTGACAAACCGGTCACTTATGACGATCACATCGCAGGCATCTTGAAGCGTCATTGCTTGCAGTGTCACGGCGATTCCAAGCAAGAGGCGGGGCTGAACATGGCCAGCTATTCTGGTGTCGCTGGCAACGATGATTTGGTGGTCGCGGGTCGATCGAGTGCGAGTCGCTTGTTGGAAATCATCGTGGCGGAGGATCCTCTTGAGCGGATGCCACCGGAGAACGATGCATTGCCGAAAGACCAGGTGGCGTTGATCAAGGCATGGATCGATTCTGGGCTGCGAGAGAACTCAGGAAGCAAGGTGGCCATGAAACGTGAAGTCGAGTTCACTCCAACGTCGCTGGCGAATCTTGATGATGGCCCGCCGCCGATGCCGGTGTCGCTGCCGGAACAACAACCTGTTGAAACCCTACGGCCTTTCCCGGTGATCGCCTTAGCCGCCAGTCCGCGGGCACCGTTGTTGGCCATTGGGCAGTACGAGCAAATTAAGTTGGTCAACACCGAGACTCAGGAACCGATTGGCTTGCTGGCGTTTCCCGAAGGTGAACCGCATGTGTTGCAGTTCAGCCGGTCGGGGCGATTGCTGATGGTGGCTGGCGGTCGTCCCGTCCAAAACGGTGTGGTCGTGTTGTTTGATGTAGAAACTGGCAAACGGGTTGCCGTCATCGGTGATGAAACCGACGCGATCGTCTCGGCGGATATCTCACCCGATGAGCGACAGGTTGCAATCGGCGGTTCAGGGCGAGTGATCAAAATCTTTTCGACTGAAACTGGCGAGTTGCTCCATGCTTTGGAAAAGCACACCGACTGGGTCACGGCGTTAGCGTTCAGCCCCGATGGAAAACTATTGGCATCGGCTGACCGTGTGGGCAATATTCATTTGTGGGATGCCAACAGTGGTGGAGTCGTGCGTCCGTTGGCGGAGCACAAAATGTCGGTGACGGCATTGGCGTGGCGATCAGACTCTCAGCTGTTGGCGTCCAGTGGCGAAGATGGGTTGATCGTTTGGTGGGAAGTCGCCAAGGGCTGGCCGATCTATTCCCAAGCCAAAGCTCACCAACCTGCTCGACCTGCGGGAGTCTACGGAGACATACCCAACGGTGTGATGGATCTACGGTTTGGGCCGCTCGGCGAGTTGGTCAGCTGCGGCCGCGACAAGAAGGTTCGTGTCTGGACCAGTGGTGGAAAAGTGAACAAGGTGCATGCCCTGGACACCAATGAAGGAACGTCCAACATACGTGTCTTGCCGTTACAATCGGTGCTGACTTTCGATGGGGCCACCGCGATCACGGGTGATTCTGCCGGTGCCCTGCATTACAAAGCGGCCAAGTAA
- a CDS encoding amidohydrolase family protein, with translation MRNESSPLDQTEMIRASNRRVWVMSVIVILIGFGLTAHCDLVQADELAQAGASSEVVDASDLDIIDCHTHFYDPSRPEGVPWPDKDSALYRTVLPRHFRDQQQYRPVTGTIIVEASSRLEDNAWLLNLAEADPFVVGIVGRLEPGSADFAKHLQRFAANPLFRGIRVSVAVIQRLLDRDQLADLTLLADRGLMLDVNGGPQTPAVIAQLAARVPKLRIVLNHIGNVAVTSAPPPEAWQAGIQAAAKHPNVFCKVSALVESAAHHSGQPAPDDLEFYRAYLDVVWNAFGEDRVIYASNWPVSERGASYETLQRLVFEYVSEHGTEATKKFASLNSKRAYRWTERPGRRNGTNDL, from the coding sequence ATGCGAAATGAATCAAGTCCACTCGACCAAACCGAAATGATTCGAGCGAGCAATCGTCGAGTGTGGGTGATGAGTGTCATCGTGATCTTGATCGGTTTCGGTTTGACAGCTCATTGCGATCTTGTGCAAGCGGACGAGTTGGCGCAGGCCGGTGCGAGTTCTGAAGTGGTTGACGCGAGTGACCTCGACATCATCGACTGTCACACCCACTTCTACGATCCCAGTCGTCCCGAGGGGGTGCCTTGGCCGGACAAGGATTCGGCTTTGTACCGCACGGTTCTGCCCCGACATTTTCGTGACCAACAACAGTACCGTCCAGTCACGGGAACGATCATCGTCGAAGCGAGCTCTCGCTTAGAAGACAACGCCTGGCTACTGAATTTGGCCGAGGCGGACCCTTTTGTAGTCGGCATCGTGGGTCGCTTGGAACCTGGCAGTGCGGACTTTGCTAAACATTTGCAGCGGTTTGCAGCGAACCCGTTGTTTCGGGGAATCCGCGTGTCGGTCGCCGTCATTCAGCGGTTGCTTGATCGGGATCAGCTTGCCGATTTGACGCTGTTGGCTGACCGAGGTTTGATGCTCGACGTTAATGGCGGTCCGCAGACGCCAGCGGTGATCGCACAGCTGGCCGCGCGCGTTCCCAAATTGCGAATCGTGTTGAATCACATTGGAAATGTTGCGGTCACTTCGGCACCGCCGCCGGAGGCTTGGCAAGCTGGTATCCAGGCTGCAGCGAAGCATCCCAACGTGTTTTGCAAAGTCTCTGCATTGGTCGAAAGTGCGGCGCATCACAGTGGGCAGCCTGCACCGGACGACTTGGAATTCTATCGTGCGTACTTGGATGTCGTATGGAATGCCTTTGGCGAAGACCGCGTGATCTACGCCAGTAATTGGCCTGTCTCGGAACGGGGAGCCAGCTATGAAACACTGCAGCGGCTTGTGTTTGAGTATGTGTCCGAGCACGGCACTGAGGCCACCAAGAAGTTTGCTTCGTTGAACTCAAAACGTGCTTACCGATGGACCGAACGTCCCGGTCGCCGAAACGGAACGAACGACCTCTAG
- a CDS encoding sodium:solute symporter family transporter, whose amino-acid sequence MHFLDYLVVVAYLGLMLGLGVFFGRNQSRREFFAAGNSMGWLPVGLSVMATLFSSNSFVFYPAAALGDSLRIGLSLVAFALMTPIVVMVFIPVYTRLKVETAYQYLELRFHVSVRILASGLFVLLRIGWMASATYAASVVVSSVMGVSQIAVIVGLGIVSVGYTMVGGLRAVMWTDVIQFFVFVTTILVTLGLIVQLTDASVMEIFHTYFDGREGLVLDFTPSMTLPYGSWVILIGVFLEGLSAFGADQVAVQRYISSRSERSSQLGAVLNLFGLWIVIPGLMMIGVGLFAYFTEHSSELGTGTLTEILAGDSKVADRALPDFVRVHFPAGLAGLFLAALMAAIMSSIDSGVHSVTTAVVVDFRDRLFPHLRPDNERAEIRWIRTLVVIIGAITITLACFVGPLGNVFDICKMLTAAFGGPLLAIFILAFFSKRATWLAVLLSVSISTIFTLALMCTQDWFSIWYWPIGFGTAMVLGWLASYLQAAEPTEYTFFQIMKHQDGDV is encoded by the coding sequence ATGCATTTTCTGGACTATCTTGTTGTTGTCGCGTACCTGGGTTTGATGCTCGGTTTGGGCGTGTTTTTTGGCCGCAATCAATCTCGACGTGAGTTCTTTGCCGCGGGCAACTCAATGGGTTGGTTGCCGGTGGGTTTGAGCGTGATGGCCACGCTGTTTTCGTCCAACAGTTTCGTCTTCTATCCCGCCGCAGCGTTGGGCGACAGTTTGCGAATCGGTTTGTCGTTGGTTGCTTTTGCACTGATGACGCCGATCGTGGTCATGGTCTTTATCCCGGTCTACACACGTCTGAAAGTCGAGACGGCTTACCAGTACTTGGAACTTCGATTTCATGTGTCGGTACGCATTTTGGCCAGCGGCTTGTTTGTCCTGTTGCGGATTGGGTGGATGGCATCGGCGACCTATGCCGCGTCGGTGGTGGTGTCGAGTGTGATGGGCGTTTCGCAAATCGCTGTGATCGTTGGCTTGGGGATTGTCTCGGTGGGCTACACGATGGTGGGCGGATTGCGAGCGGTGATGTGGACGGACGTGATTCAGTTCTTTGTGTTCGTTACCACAATCTTGGTCACGCTGGGTTTGATCGTGCAATTGACCGATGCCAGTGTGATGGAGATCTTCCACACCTATTTCGATGGACGTGAAGGGCTGGTGTTGGATTTCACCCCGTCGATGACGTTGCCGTATGGCAGTTGGGTGATTCTGATTGGAGTGTTTTTAGAGGGACTGTCGGCGTTTGGCGCCGATCAAGTGGCCGTTCAGCGGTACATCTCGTCGCGATCAGAGCGATCATCGCAACTTGGTGCAGTTCTAAATTTATTTGGATTGTGGATCGTGATCCCGGGCTTGATGATGATCGGGGTGGGCTTGTTTGCTTACTTCACCGAGCATTCGTCAGAGTTAGGCACGGGAACGTTGACCGAAATCCTTGCTGGCGATTCGAAGGTGGCGGATCGTGCGTTACCGGATTTTGTTCGGGTACACTTTCCCGCCGGACTTGCTGGGCTGTTTTTGGCGGCGTTGATGGCTGCGATCATGTCGAGTATTGATTCGGGAGTGCACTCGGTGACGACGGCCGTTGTGGTGGATTTTCGCGACCGCTTGTTCCCCCATCTTCGTCCCGACAACGAGCGAGCAGAGATTCGGTGGATTCGGACTCTGGTCGTGATCATCGGTGCGATCACGATCACACTGGCCTGTTTCGTCGGTCCGCTTGGAAACGTATTTGATATCTGCAAGATGTTGACGGCGGCGTTTGGTGGACCGCTGTTGGCGATCTTTATCTTGGCATTTTTTTCCAAGCGAGCGACTTGGTTGGCGGTGTTGTTGAGCGTGTCGATCTCGACGATATTCACGCTGGCCTTGATGTGCACTCAAGACTGGTTTTCGATCTGGTATTGGCCGATTGGGTTTGGGACGGCCATGGTATTGGGATGGTTGGCCAGCTATCTGCAAGCCGCCGAACCGACGGAGTACACTTTCTTTCAGATCATGAAACACCAAGATGGTGACGTATGA
- a CDS encoding creatininase family protein, producing MKYQEMSARSLADVDRHHCLVVIPTAAVEQHGPHLPTGTDTIISTAIAEELESRLSSDILLVPTLWFGASSHHLRLGATFDLSLNHYMAVVSDLARSLLDDGFKRVLFLNGHGGNTDPLRVAVRNLQPDYLDALLMVGNYWAQSDELVESVLEGDPRQLGHACELETSLIMHLRPELVDASQLSEAGVLIPDVVEGMYLCRDLKQRTLHGFTGNPYLATAEKGKRLFDGIVEQLTQTAEHLRQQPLGTTYQDFV from the coding sequence ATGAAGTATCAAGAAATGTCGGCTCGATCGTTAGCGGATGTTGATCGGCATCACTGTCTTGTCGTCATCCCAACGGCGGCAGTCGAGCAACATGGCCCGCATCTGCCCACGGGGACGGATACGATCATCAGTACCGCCATCGCGGAAGAGTTGGAAAGCCGTTTGAGTTCGGACATCCTGTTGGTTCCCACGTTGTGGTTCGGTGCCAGTTCACATCACTTGCGATTGGGGGCGACTTTTGATTTATCGTTGAATCACTACATGGCGGTCGTGAGTGACCTCGCTCGATCGTTGTTGGATGATGGATTCAAGCGGGTGCTGTTCTTGAATGGGCATGGTGGTAACACTGATCCGCTAAGAGTCGCCGTTCGCAACCTGCAGCCCGACTATCTAGATGCTCTCTTGATGGTTGGGAATTATTGGGCACAATCTGACGAACTGGTCGAGAGCGTTTTAGAAGGCGATCCTCGGCAGTTGGGCCATGCCTGTGAACTCGAGACGTCGCTGATCATGCACCTGCGACCTGAGCTGGTCGACGCAAGCCAGCTTTCCGAAGCGGGAGTGTTGATTCCAGACGTGGTCGAGGGGATGTACTTGTGTCGCGATTTGAAACAACGAACTTTACATGGCTTTACCGGCAATCCTTATCTCGCTACCGCAGAAAAAGGCAAGCGTTTGTTTGACGGGATCGTTGAACAGTTGACGCAAACGGCCGAACATTTACGCCAGCAACCGCTGGGCACCACCTACCAAGACTTTGTCTGA
- a CDS encoding L-fuconate dehydratase, producing the protein MIITRITARDIRFPTSQTLDGSDAMNPDPDYSAAYVTIHTDGPLKGDGLTFTIGRGNELCVAAIESLAPLLIGRSLESITSDMAGFWRHITGDSQLRWVGPEKGVIHLATSAVVNAVWDLYAKSEGKPLWKLLSDMTPEQIVGAIDFRYVTDAITPDEALAILQANMATREQRVAEMIRDGYPSYTTSAGWLGYSDQKLRAQCRDLMSRGWSNFKIKVGRDLQDDIRRCKIIREEIGWDSRLMMDANQVWDVDQAVEYMKSLAEFKPWFIEEPTSPDDVLGHAKIAKAIAPIKVATGEMCQNRVMFKQFMQADGLQVCQLDSCRLGGVNEILVVMLMAKKFGIPVCPHAGGVGLCEYVQHLSLFDYICVSATLEDRIAEYSDHLHDCFVHPLVMQDGRYMPPQDPGYSATMKAEALDEFEFKGGTPLTTASLN; encoded by the coding sequence ATGATCATCACTCGCATTACCGCTCGCGACATCCGCTTTCCCACATCCCAGACGCTGGATGGGTCGGATGCAATGAATCCGGATCCGGATTATTCGGCGGCGTATGTCACGATCCATACGGACGGTCCCTTGAAGGGAGATGGTCTGACGTTCACGATCGGACGTGGCAACGAGCTTTGCGTGGCGGCGATCGAATCGCTTGCACCGTTGTTGATTGGACGATCACTGGAGTCCATTACCAGCGACATGGCGGGTTTTTGGCGTCACATTACCGGCGACAGTCAGCTTCGCTGGGTGGGGCCGGAAAAGGGCGTGATTCACTTGGCCACCAGCGCGGTCGTGAACGCAGTTTGGGATCTGTATGCCAAAAGCGAGGGCAAGCCGCTGTGGAAATTGCTTTCCGACATGACACCCGAACAGATTGTGGGTGCGATCGATTTTCGATATGTCACCGACGCGATCACGCCGGACGAGGCGCTGGCGATTTTACAGGCGAACATGGCGACGCGGGAACAACGTGTCGCTGAGATGATCCGGGACGGCTACCCTTCGTACACGACCTCGGCTGGCTGGCTGGGGTACTCTGACCAGAAACTTCGAGCCCAATGCCGTGATCTGATGTCGCGAGGTTGGTCTAACTTCAAAATCAAGGTCGGGCGTGATCTGCAGGACGACATTCGTCGATGCAAAATCATTCGTGAAGAGATCGGATGGGACAGTCGGCTGATGATGGACGCGAACCAAGTATGGGACGTCGATCAAGCCGTTGAGTACATGAAGTCCTTGGCCGAGTTCAAGCCTTGGTTCATCGAAGAGCCGACTTCCCCAGATGATGTGTTGGGGCACGCAAAGATTGCCAAGGCGATTGCCCCAATCAAAGTGGCGACGGGGGAAATGTGTCAAAACCGTGTAATGTTCAAACAGTTCATGCAGGCCGATGGATTGCAGGTTTGCCAACTCGATAGTTGTCGTCTGGGGGGCGTGAACGAGATTTTGGTTGTGATGCTGATGGCGAAAAAGTTCGGTATCCCGGTTTGCCCGCACGCGGGTGGCGTGGGGCTATGTGAATACGTGCAACACTTATCGCTGTTTGACTACATTTGCGTCAGCGCCACGTTGGAAGATCGAATCGCGGAGTACTCCGACCATTTGCACGATTGCTTTGTGCATCCGTTGGTCATGCAAGATGGTCGATACATGCCGCCCCAAGATCCTGGCTACAGTGCCACGATGAAGGCGGAAGCTCTCGATGAATTCGAGTTCAAGGGTGGGACACCGTTGACGACAGCAAGCCTGAACTAA
- a CDS encoding redoxin domain-containing protein, with translation MVSSFRVRTFLAVVITAASLLSQRNAIAEPAFIGQRIESFTLKDFRGKQHSLDELQTSELVVIAFLGTECPLAKLYGPRLADLHKRYTPKGVAFLAINANVQDSVTEMAAYARIHGVDFPMLKDLRCQVADQLGAQRTPEVFVLDRSRKVQYRGRIDNQYGIGYNRDAPLREDLATALDELLAGVPVSLPITQPTGCHIGRLPKPDNDAEITYSNRIAHILQQRCVECHRDGDIAPFALMDYDEVVGWAPMIEEVVREQRMPPWHAAPDHGHFRNDRLLSNEEKDAIYQWVASGSPEGDPAHLPTPIAFPTGWQLPREPDIEFNIQETPFRVQAEGEVAYQWFAVDTHFTEDKWLAGVEVQPGNREVVHHILTFVREPQDWRTRSVGRGFFAGYVPGLRAQMLPEGMAKLIPAGSQLAFQVHYTPIGSVQYDQSKIGLIFADPESVTHRVISSSAINPRIRIPAQESNHREEAASPTIPWDSQLLSMSPHMHLRGKSFHYEVELPNGQREVLLDVPQYDFNWQTEYQLLQPMDLPAGSRIFTVAHYDNSAANLNNPDPNRTVRWGDQSWDEMMIGYFNLAVPVDMPIGKPESELRIAKQNENPLPRRVNRWFEKMDNNKDDVITLDEVPSKVKPSFNKFDTNGDEKVSRTEFISGLKLNQ, from the coding sequence ATGGTTTCATCCTTTCGAGTGCGCACGTTTTTGGCGGTCGTGATCACCGCGGCGTCGTTGCTAAGTCAACGAAACGCAATTGCGGAACCGGCGTTCATTGGCCAACGCATCGAATCGTTTACCCTGAAAGACTTCCGGGGCAAACAACACTCGCTCGACGAGCTTCAAACCAGTGAGCTTGTCGTCATCGCGTTTCTGGGGACGGAGTGTCCGCTCGCGAAACTCTACGGCCCGCGATTGGCGGATCTGCACAAACGCTACACGCCCAAAGGGGTAGCGTTCTTGGCCATCAACGCCAACGTCCAAGACTCGGTTACGGAAATGGCCGCCTACGCCCGCATCCATGGCGTCGACTTCCCAATGCTAAAAGACCTGCGTTGCCAAGTCGCCGATCAACTTGGTGCCCAGCGGACGCCTGAAGTCTTTGTGCTGGATCGTTCACGAAAGGTTCAGTATCGCGGCCGAATCGATAACCAATACGGGATCGGCTACAATCGCGACGCTCCCCTTCGCGAAGATCTCGCCACTGCGTTGGATGAACTTTTGGCCGGCGTCCCCGTCAGCCTGCCCATCACACAGCCAACCGGATGTCACATTGGACGGTTACCCAAACCGGACAACGATGCCGAGATCACGTACAGCAACCGAATTGCACACATCTTGCAACAACGCTGCGTCGAGTGCCACCGCGACGGTGATATCGCCCCCTTTGCTTTAATGGACTACGACGAAGTGGTCGGCTGGGCACCGATGATTGAAGAGGTCGTGCGAGAACAGCGGATGCCCCCCTGGCACGCGGCCCCGGACCACGGTCACTTTCGAAATGACCGACTTCTGTCCAACGAAGAAAAAGACGCGATCTATCAATGGGTCGCGTCTGGATCTCCCGAAGGCGATCCCGCCCATTTGCCAACCCCCATCGCCTTCCCAACGGGTTGGCAATTACCTCGCGAACCAGACATCGAATTCAATATTCAAGAGACCCCCTTTCGCGTTCAAGCTGAAGGCGAAGTGGCATACCAGTGGTTTGCCGTCGACACTCATTTCACGGAAGACAAATGGCTTGCCGGGGTCGAAGTTCAACCGGGTAACCGTGAAGTCGTGCATCACATCCTGACCTTTGTACGCGAACCCCAAGACTGGCGAACTCGCAGTGTGGGCCGCGGTTTCTTCGCCGGTTACGTTCCCGGTCTTCGAGCCCAAATGCTTCCCGAAGGCATGGCCAAGCTTATCCCGGCGGGCTCCCAACTTGCGTTTCAGGTGCACTACACACCGATCGGTTCGGTCCAGTATGACCAGAGCAAAATTGGCCTGATTTTCGCCGATCCTGAATCCGTGACTCACCGGGTGATCTCGTCCAGCGCGATCAATCCACGAATTCGGATCCCTGCCCAAGAAAGCAATCATCGCGAAGAAGCAGCCTCGCCAACCATCCCATGGGATTCGCAACTGCTATCGATGTCCCCGCACATGCACCTGCGTGGAAAGTCGTTTCATTACGAAGTCGAATTGCCTAACGGCCAGCGAGAGGTGCTACTCGATGTACCTCAGTACGACTTCAATTGGCAAACCGAATATCAACTCCTTCAACCCATGGACCTCCCCGCTGGTTCACGCATTTTCACCGTTGCCCATTACGACAACAGCGCCGCGAATCTGAATAACCCTGATCCCAATCGAACGGTACGTTGGGGCGATCAGTCATGGGACGAGATGATGATCGGTTATTTCAACTTGGCCGTCCCTGTCGATATGCCGATCGGAAAGCCTGAATCAGAACTTCGAATTGCTAAGCAAAATGAAAATCCGCTACCCCGTCGCGTGAACCGCTGGTTCGAAAAGATGGACAACAACAAAGACGACGTCATCACGCTCGACGAGGTCCCGTCCAAAGTGAAGCCCTCTTTCAACAAGTTCGACACCAACGGTGATGAAAAAGTATCTCGAACTGAATTCATATCGGGCCTGAAGCTGAATCAATAG
- a CDS encoding ATP-binding protein: MATPSPDVFEKLATFYLGRHYDLGEKKLLDDLLLYDAKDLCTHAMCVGMTGSGKTGLCLSLLEEAAIDGIPAICIDPKGDLANLMLAFPEMRPEDFKPWLEAGEASRKGMSLDEFAESTASKWKQGLADWGQTPERVARFKESVDVAIYTPGSTNGLPLTVLKSFDAPPTEVLDNADAMRERVTGAASGLLTLLGMEADPLLSREHILISSILDHCWRDGRNVSIGDLIGLINSPPITRVGVLDLDSFMSPSDRGKLAMTLNNLLASPAFSTWLEGESLSVKNLLHTPEGKPKLSIISIAHLSEQERMFFVTILLNEVVSWMRTQSGTSSLRAMLYMDEVAGYFPPVRNPPSKPPMLTLLKQARAFGLGVTLATQNPVDLDYKGLSNIGTWFLGRLQTERDKARVLEGLEGASAQSGKPFDRGEMERLLASLGSRVFLMNNVHDDGPTVFQTRWAMSFLAGPLARHQISELMAERKAAIEKNASKNKESVAKSAATPTRPVMPQGIDEAFLAPSRFVRGEGKRVYRAAMYAEGTMHFVRSSADVDTWVDISRLMRCGKKVPSDTWESSEALDPDAEQLSKPEDGFAFTKLPDALRSASKVKALQKQFKDYLYRHHPMELYKSVALKEYAPPNLNETEARLHFQQAAREERDTQTEKLRLKYLKKMKSLEGKIRTAEDRVAREEGQYDSAKMSTMLSFGASLLGAFLGNKVASRTNVSKMSTAARGASRAAQQRGDVKRAEEAVEQLRLDMDDLNARLEAEIEDLSSEFNIENLELEITVIPCRKGDLKISDPLVLWTPWLIDEHGEATPLF; this comes from the coding sequence ATGGCCACTCCGTCACCGGACGTTTTTGAAAAGCTCGCAACCTTCTATCTAGGACGTCACTACGACCTGGGTGAGAAAAAGCTGCTCGACGACTTGCTGCTCTACGACGCGAAAGACCTGTGCACGCATGCGATGTGCGTCGGGATGACCGGCAGCGGAAAAACAGGGTTGTGCCTATCGTTGTTGGAAGAGGCAGCAATCGACGGAATCCCGGCAATTTGCATTGACCCCAAAGGCGACTTAGCCAACCTGATGTTGGCGTTCCCGGAAATGCGTCCGGAAGACTTCAAGCCTTGGCTCGAAGCCGGCGAAGCGTCTCGCAAGGGCATGTCGCTCGATGAGTTCGCGGAGTCCACCGCCAGCAAGTGGAAACAAGGCCTCGCCGATTGGGGGCAAACACCCGAACGAGTTGCCCGGTTCAAAGAATCCGTCGACGTCGCGATCTACACCCCCGGCAGCACCAACGGTTTGCCGCTGACGGTATTGAAAAGCTTCGATGCCCCGCCCACCGAAGTGCTCGACAACGCCGATGCCATGCGTGAACGCGTGACCGGCGCGGCGTCCGGTTTGTTAACGCTACTGGGGATGGAAGCCGATCCGCTGTTGTCACGCGAACACATTCTGATCAGTTCGATCCTGGATCATTGCTGGCGCGATGGCCGCAACGTTTCGATCGGCGATTTGATTGGCTTGATTAATTCGCCGCCGATTACTCGCGTCGGCGTCTTGGACCTGGACTCGTTCATGTCACCAAGTGATCGTGGCAAGCTAGCCATGACGCTGAATAACCTGCTCGCCTCACCAGCGTTCTCGACTTGGCTAGAAGGCGAATCGTTATCCGTCAAGAATCTGTTACACACGCCGGAAGGCAAACCGAAGCTATCGATCATCTCGATCGCGCACCTGAGTGAACAAGAACGGATGTTCTTCGTCACGATCCTTTTGAACGAAGTCGTATCGTGGATGCGCACGCAAAGCGGTACCAGTTCGCTGCGAGCGATGCTGTACATGGATGAGGTCGCCGGCTACTTCCCGCCAGTTCGCAACCCGCCTTCCAAGCCCCCGATGTTGACACTGCTAAAACAGGCAAGGGCATTTGGCTTGGGTGTCACGCTGGCGACCCAAAACCCCGTCGATCTGGACTACAAAGGTCTGTCCAACATCGGAACCTGGTTCTTGGGGCGATTGCAAACCGAGCGAGACAAGGCCCGCGTCCTGGAAGGTCTCGAGGGCGCATCGGCGCAGTCCGGCAAACCGTTTGATCGCGGGGAAATGGAACGCTTACTGGCGTCGCTGGGAAGTCGCGTGTTCTTGATGAACAACGTTCACGACGATGGTCCCACCGTCTTCCAAACCCGATGGGCAATGTCGTTCTTGGCCGGTCCGTTAGCACGGCACCAGATCTCGGAATTAATGGCCGAACGCAAAGCAGCGATCGAAAAGAACGCATCCAAGAATAAGGAATCCGTTGCCAAATCCGCCGCGACTCCCACGCGTCCTGTCATGCCACAAGGTATAGACGAAGCGTTCTTGGCACCAAGTCGATTTGTACGCGGTGAGGGCAAACGCGTGTACCGCGCCGCCATGTACGCGGAGGGAACCATGCACTTCGTTCGAAGCAGCGCCGATGTCGATACTTGGGTCGACATCAGCCGGTTGATGCGATGCGGCAAGAAGGTCCCATCCGACACGTGGGAATCAAGCGAGGCACTCGACCCCGATGCGGAGCAATTGAGCAAACCAGAAGACGGATTCGCGTTCACCAAATTGCCCGATGCTCTTCGCAGCGCGTCCAAGGTGAAGGCACTGCAAAAGCAGTTCAAAGATTACCTTTACCGCCATCATCCCATGGAACTCTACAAGAGCGTGGCGTTGAAGGAATACGCGCCGCCTAACCTGAACGAGACCGAAGCAAGGCTGCACTTCCAACAAGCAGCTCGGGAAGAGCGGGACACTCAAACGGAGAAGTTGCGTCTGAAGTACCTCAAGAAGATGAAGTCTCTGGAAGGAAAGATCCGCACCGCCGAAGACCGTGTCGCGCGGGAAGAAGGCCAGTACGACTCGGCGAAAATGTCAACGATGCTATCCTTCGGTGCGTCGTTGCTGGGTGCTTTCTTAGGTAACAAGGTTGCCAGTCGCACGAACGTATCCAAAATGTCGACCGCTGCTCGCGGTGCCTCGCGTGCCGCCCAACAACGCGGCGATGTCAAACGGGCAGAAGAAGCGGTCGAGCAACTCCGTTTGGACATGGACGATCTGAACGCCCGCCTGGAAGCCGAGATCGAGGACCTTTCCAGTGAATTCAATATCGAGAACCTGGAACTGGAAATCACCGTGATCCCGTGCCGCAAAGGCGATCTCAAGATCAGCGATCCACTGGTCCTATGGACGCCTTGGCTCATTGATGAGCACGGCGAAGCAACTCCACTGTTCTAG